The Fundidesulfovibrio putealis DSM 16056 genome segment ACCAAGGAGCAGGTGGCCGCCAGGATGAACATCTCTCCTGCCGCCCTGGAGCAGATCGAGGCCCGCACGGCGAAACCGCGCCGCGCCACCCTCAGCAAGGTTGCGGAGGCGCTTGGGGTGCAGGTGGAGCAGTTGATACGGTAGGCTCCCTCCGGCAGGCCGCCGGAGAGCGTGTCCCAGGGCGCTGCCCCTTGAAACACAAATTAAGAAGCCGGACTGTCGCCAGTCCGGCTTCTTGGCATTTCTCAGGGTTTATGGACACGTGCTGCCAACCCTGGCTGGTCGTCTGGTGCGAGAGGGGGGACTCGAACCCCCACGCCGAAGCGCTGGAACCTAAATCCAGTGCGTCTACCAATTCCGCCACTCTCGCATTGAGGCACACGCGCCTATCATGACTCGAAAAAGATCGCCAGTGTCATTGCGGCCGGTGCGCGGCAGCCGGGCGGCCATTCTGAGCGGCGATGGCCGCGCCGGTCGCGGAGTTCCCCGCGCCGCGACATCGCACCTTTCGAGCGCATCTCCGGCACAAATCATCGGAAGCTGATGGATCGTGCTCAGGCGGCCCAGGCATTACGGCGCTCGTCAGCTGCGCCATCTGCAAGCGCCGAGAATTAGCGCAATCCCGCCATATGGTCCGGCGGGGACGCGCCCCGCCCCACGGCGTAGCCGCTGGCCAGCGCCTTGTTCAGGAAAATCTGGGCGTTCTTCACCGCATCCGCCAGGGCGTCGCCAAGCGCCAGCCTTGCCGTGATGGCGGCGGACAGTGCGCACCCCGTGCCGTGGGTGTGTGGGGTGTCCACGCGGGGCACTGGCAGCGGCAGCGGCTCCTCGCCGGGCCTGCCCAGCCAGTCGGTGAGCATGCCGCCCTCTTCGTCCATGTGCCCGCCCTTGATGAGCACGGCCTTGGCCCCGAAGGACAGCATGCGCTCAAGTGCCGCGAACAGGCTCTCCCGACCGGTTATGGCGATTCCGGTGAGCAACTCGGCCTCGGGCCGGTTGGGCGTGGCCAGGTCGGCCAGGGGCAGCACATGTGCGCGGATGGCTTCCACCGCGTCGTCCTGCAAGAGCGCATGCCCGCTCTGGGACACGCACACCGGATCCACCACCAGCGGGAAGGCTTTTGTACCCGCCAGCACGCAGGCCACGGACCGGGCGATGGCGGCGGAGAAAAGCATGCCGGTCTTGGCTGCGCGCACGGGGATGTCCTCCAGGACGGTGCGCAGTTGCAAGGCTACGAAGTCCGCGTCCGGGGCGTGGATGCCGGTGACCCCCATGGTGTTCTGCGCGGTGAGCGCCGTGATGACGCTTGCGCCGTAGCACCCGTGGGCCATGAAGGTTTTGAGATCGGCCTGGATGCCCGCCCCGCCGCCCGAGTCTGACCCGGCGATGGTCAGGACGCAGGGATGGGCGCTCACGCCTCCAGCCCCTCGTCGCTCTTGCGGATGGACTTCAGCGACAGGCCGCTCCTGGCCAGCACCATGAGGCCGGAAACGGTGGTGGGAATGTACTGAATCATGTGGATGAGAAGCCCAATGGCCAGGGCCAGTTCCTTGTCCACGCCGAAGATGCCCAGTCCGAAGATGACGGCGGCCTCGAACACGCCCACCGCGCCCGGGGACGAAGGCATGGCCATGCCCAGGGCCGAGAGGATGAACACCGCCAGGGTCTGGCTCATGGTGAGGTCAAGCCCGGCCACCCAGTTGACCACCAGGAACGTGGGGATGGCGTAGAGCATCCAGACCAGGGCCGTGTAGCAGCCCAGGATGATGAGATAGCGCAGGGTGACCTCGTGCACCATCTGCTGCTTGACCTCGATGATGAAGCCGCGCAGGCGCTCGAAGGGCAGCATGGTCACCAGCCTCATGGCCAGTTCCGGCCACTTGCGCACCACGAACAGGCAGGCCCAGATGCCGCCGACGCCGAGCGCCAGGGGGAAGAAGGCCATCTTGAGCTTGAACTGGAAGGCGACCATGAGCCCCATGAACAGGATGGCGTTAAGGTCAAAAAAGCGCTCCCAGAAGACCATGCTGATGGACTGGCTGAGGGAGTATTTGCACTCCTTGCGCAGGTAGAAGGCCTTGGCCAGCTCTCCAAGCTTGGCGGGAACAACGTTGTTCACGGCCATGGAGATGAGAAACGCCTTGAGCCCCACCATGTTGCCGCAGGTGTAGCCGGACAGGAAGTTCATGCGCAGCGCCATGGCCCAGTATCCCACGAAGGAGAGAATGGTGGTGACGATGATGGCCAGGGCGTTGAAGCGGCCGAAAGCGCGCCCAAGCTCCACGAAGTCCACTCCCCAGAAAGCGTACACCAGGCAAGCCCCCACCAGGGACGTGCGCAAA includes the following:
- a CDS encoding lysylphosphatidylglycerol synthase transmembrane domain-containing protein; translation: MLMKKTISLILRTSLVGACLVYAFWGVDFVELGRAFGRFNALAIIVTTILSFVGYWAMALRMNFLSGYTCGNMVGLKAFLISMAVNNVVPAKLGELAKAFYLRKECKYSLSQSISMVFWERFFDLNAILFMGLMVAFQFKLKMAFFPLALGVGGIWACLFVVRKWPELAMRLVTMLPFERLRGFIIEVKQQMVHEVTLRYLIILGCYTALVWMLYAIPTFLVVNWVAGLDLTMSQTLAVFILSALGMAMPSSPGAVGVFEAAVIFGLGIFGVDKELALAIGLLIHMIQYIPTTVSGLMVLARSGLSLKSIRKSDEGLEA
- a CDS encoding helix-turn-helix domain-containing protein, producing the protein MTNTEANIPPEVAELAANGRKSLARAWREHLGLTKEQVAARMNISPAALEQIEARTAKPRRATLSKVAEALGVQVEQLIR
- the thiD gene encoding bifunctional hydroxymethylpyrimidine kinase/phosphomethylpyrimidine kinase translates to MSAHPCVLTIAGSDSGGGAGIQADLKTFMAHGCYGASVITALTAQNTMGVTGIHAPDADFVALQLRTVLEDIPVRAAKTGMLFSAAIARSVACVLAGTKAFPLVVDPVCVSQSGHALLQDDAVEAIRAHVLPLADLATPNRPEAELLTGIAITGRESLFAALERMLSFGAKAVLIKGGHMDEEGGMLTDWLGRPGEEPLPLPVPRVDTPHTHGTGCALSAAITARLALGDALADAVKNAQIFLNKALASGYAVGRGASPPDHMAGLR